From a single Pseudalkalibacillus hwajinpoensis genomic region:
- a CDS encoding spore germination protein has protein sequence MTSKIDNKQKIFKKIKENEEFLTKSIGIGKSFDVGVRKLKILNKEIQFYYCTGLCDTSIIVEVMRELMLIDDHHRLTVKLEQVIHNHLPHQQVTAVETFDEVVDQVLSGLIAVFMEGEEHAFIIDVRKYPGRAPQEPDTEKVIRGSRDGYTENIIENTALTRRRIRDGRLRNEIFQIGERSKTDVCITYIQDVANPNLVEIIKEKLKEINIDGIPMADKAVEEFLVHQAANPFPLVRYTERPDVAASHLLEGHVIIIVDTSPSVIITPTTFFHHVQHAEEYREAPLPGAFHRLVRFGGMLVALLLLPLWLLMVNQPELLPATIDFIGPNDKSNVPIFLQIILAEIGIETLRMAAIHTPTPLSTAMGLIAAVLIGQIAIDVGLFVPEVILYVSIAAVGSFATPSYELAIANKLIRLILLFLVYLFNVPGYIIGVTAVILFLVSLRPLNTPYLWPFIPFNPEAFIQVLIRVSVPLTKLRPSITEPQNKNKQADKPLAES, from the coding sequence ATGACATCTAAGATCGACAACAAACAGAAAATATTTAAGAAAATTAAGGAAAATGAAGAGTTTTTAACGAAATCGATTGGCATTGGTAAGAGTTTTGACGTTGGTGTTCGCAAATTAAAGATTTTGAATAAAGAAATTCAATTTTACTATTGCACCGGTCTCTGTGACACGTCGATTATTGTTGAAGTCATGCGCGAGCTAATGTTAATTGATGATCATCATCGGCTTACCGTTAAACTCGAACAGGTTATTCACAATCATTTGCCTCATCAGCAGGTGACTGCAGTTGAAACCTTCGATGAAGTGGTGGATCAGGTTTTATCGGGATTAATTGCTGTATTTATGGAAGGGGAAGAGCATGCGTTTATTATTGATGTTCGTAAATACCCCGGAAGAGCGCCTCAAGAGCCTGACACTGAAAAAGTCATTAGAGGTTCGAGGGATGGCTATACAGAGAACATCATCGAAAATACGGCTTTAACAAGGCGAAGAATCAGAGATGGACGATTAAGAAATGAAATCTTTCAAATTGGTGAGCGCTCCAAAACGGACGTATGCATAACGTATATACAGGATGTAGCTAACCCTAACTTGGTTGAAATCATCAAGGAAAAGTTAAAAGAAATTAATATTGATGGGATACCAATGGCTGATAAGGCGGTTGAAGAATTTCTTGTTCATCAGGCGGCTAATCCTTTTCCATTAGTTAGATATACTGAACGGCCAGACGTAGCCGCTTCTCACTTGTTAGAAGGACATGTAATTATTATTGTGGATACGTCTCCAAGCGTTATTATTACGCCAACAACATTCTTTCATCATGTTCAACATGCAGAAGAATATCGTGAAGCACCGCTTCCTGGTGCATTTCATCGCTTGGTTCGATTTGGTGGCATGCTTGTAGCGCTATTACTATTACCACTGTGGTTATTAATGGTTAATCAACCAGAATTGCTTCCTGCTACCATCGACTTTATTGGACCGAATGATAAGTCAAACGTACCGATTTTTCTTCAAATCATCCTTGCGGAAATTGGAATTGAAACACTGAGGATGGCGGCAATTCATACCCCGACTCCGTTATCCACTGCTATGGGGCTCATCGCTGCTGTGTTAATTGGTCAAATCGCGATAGACGTAGGCTTATTTGTACCGGAAGTTATTCTCTATGTTTCAATCGCTGCTGTAGGTTCCTTTGCAACGCCTAGCTATGAATTAGCGATCGCAAACAAGCTTATCAGGCTAATTCTACTGTTTCTTGTCTATTTATTCAACGTACCCGGCTATATCATTGGTGTAACAGCAGTGATTCTTTTTCTAGTCAGTTTAAGACCGCTTAATACACCTTACCTCTGGCCGTTTATTCCTTTTAATCCCGAGGCTTTCATACAAGTGCTTATTCGCGTATCAGTGCCACTTACGAAACTTCGTCCTAGTATCACGGAGCCACAAAATAAGAATAAACAGGCGGACAAACCACTTGCCGAATCTTAA